The nucleotide window CCACATGGAAGTGAGTGGCGGCAGCATTGGCATCCACATGGCCAGGCTCTGGAAAGGAGAAGTGGGCGCTATTCTATTGAGGCCCGGAAGCCAGAACCCCTGGGATTACGCACCCATCACCGGCATAAACCGCCGCCTCGGGTTCAAGTATGTCCTGCTTCATGAGGATGGGCCACGGGTAATGGAGGATGGTCCTATTACGCGGGACCCTGTCCTGTTGGAAGTCCCAACGCTGGTTATCCATGAGAATGCCGTTTCTGAGCTTCTAGAGAAGTGGTAGAGCATGTACAGTACTGCCACTTCCTGGTATAAAAAGGCAATTCAGGAGGTGAGCGATGTATTATCGGCTCGCAACGTTAGGATGGATCATTGTGGGATGCGTGGAGTTGTTCCTCATGGCAATTCTCGTCCCCGTTAAGGATTATGTGTTTGACCCGCTTTTCAGAAAGAAAAAGTCCCGCTGACGCGGGACCGACCCCAAGCCCCAGGTTACTGGGGCTTTTTTAATCAGCTTTCTCACTCGCCAAACCGAGGGAACTAGTTCTCTCCGTTTTTCTCACTCGGCCGCATTGTTGGGAAAAGAACGGTCTCCCGAACAGACTCAGACCCTGAAAGGATGGCCACAAGCCGGTCGATGCCGGCGCCAAAACCGGTCATTGGTGGCATGCCATGCTCCATGGCGCGGAGGAAATCCTCATCCAGACGCTGGGCCTCTGGATCACCCGCCAAGCGCAGCTTCTCCTGCTGTTCAAAGCGCTCACGCTGATCCAATGGGTCGTTCAGCTCGCTGTACGAGTTACTTACCTCAAAGCCGGCAATAAGGGTGGCAAAGCGCTCAGTAACCCGAGGGTCGCTCGCCTTCTTTTTAGCTAGCGGAGAAAATTCAAGCGGAAAGTCTACAAGGAACTGGGGCTGGATAAGGTGCGGGCGGGTTGTCTTCTTATAGAGCAGGTCAATCATCCGTCCACGTCCCAGGCGGCGGAAGGCATCGGCATCACCTACCTGCTGGTCTCCTCCCCCGGTACGCACGCCATGGTTGATGAGGCTCTGAATAAGCTCATCGTCAGAAGCATCTAGGATATTGATACCCGCATACTGCTGCACCACTTCCACATAGGAAATACGGGGCCACTCGCCGTCAAAATTAAGCATGTGCTCGCCGCGCTCAATTTGGAGCGTACCGTACACATCTTGGACTACCCGCTGGAACATTTCCTGAACCAGGGCCATTTGCTCTGTGTAATCGGCGTACGCCCAATAAAATTCGAACTCTGTAAACTCTTGAAGGTGCTGCGGGCTCATTCCCTCGTTACGGAACACCTTGCCAATTTCAAAGACCCGGTCAAAGCCACCGGCAACCAGGCGCTTCAGGTGAAGCTCAAGGGAAATACGGAGGTAGAAGTCCGTGTCCAGCGCATTGTGGTGGGTAATGAACGGCTCTGCATCGGCACCACCAGGGATATGCTCCAGCACGGGAGTCTCTACCTCAATGAAACCCTTCTCGTGCATGAAGGAACGGAGGCTGGCAATGAGCTTGCTGCGCTTAAGGAAACGGTCACGCACGCCATCGTTCACCAAAAGGTCTAGGTAGCGTTGGCGTTGGCGCGCCTCTACGTCTTGCAAACCCTTCCAGGCGTCTGGGAGTGGGCTCAAGGTCTTGGCAAGGATCTTCCAATCATGAACCTCAAGGGTAAGCTCGCCACGGCGGCTCACGAACAATGTGCCGGCTGCCCAAAGGAAATCAGCCGTATCAAGAAGCTGGAGACGCTCAAACAATTCTTCAGAGAGAATGTCCTTTTTGAAAAGAAGTTGGAGCTTGCCGGAAACATCCTCAAGGTCCATAAAGACTAATGCCCCTTGGCCGCGCATGGCCACGATACGGCCTGCGACAGCGCTACCACCCTCGTGACGACCCTCTATCTCCAAATGGTTCCCCTGTGCCCGCACAGTAGCAATCTGCTCGTGTGGCGGGGTTATAGCGGGGTACGGGTCTACGCCTAAATCGCGCCAGGCTTGGAGGCGGGCGCGGCGGGCGGCAAATGGATCTAGGTCGTCGAAGCGGTAATTCACAGGCTAATCTTAGCGCTTTATTCTGATTTGCTCAAACAAAAATGCCCGAGGAGACCCGGGCATTTTCTCTCTCAAAGTCTCGGGTGAGGAGAACTAATTGATTTTTTTGACCTTATAGCCAATGGTACCACCATCAGGGATGGATACCTCAACGGTCTGGCCAACCTTGGCGCCGAGGAGTGCTTTTCCGAGTGGTGATTCAACGGAAATGTGACCACTTGCGGGGTCAGATTCAGCGGAACTTACCAGCTGGTACACTTCCTTGTCACCGTCTACTTCCACTTCAATCCGCGCCCCAATAACGGCTTTGTCATGGTTGGAAGGGTCTTCATCAATCACGCGGGCCTTCTTGAGAAGGGCCTCTAGTTCTTCGATACGCCCCTCAATCATAGACTGCTGCTCACGAGCGGCGTCATATTCGGCGTTCTCCGAAAGATCCCCGTACTCACGGGTCTCTTTGATCTTCTTGATGATTTCCTTGCGATCGACCGCGATGAGCTGGTCGAGCTCAGACTTGAGCTTCTCGATGCCCTCTTTGGTCAGCAGGATGTCTTTCATGGCAAACGTTAGTAATCAGAGCACTAAGCGCGGTTAAATAAAAAAGCAGCCAGAGGCAGCGCGCTAGTGCGTTAACGGATAAATACTAGCAGAAGCACTACCCTTGTCAATGGGATATACGGGCCTTCTGAGAAAAGAAAAGGCCCGTACCCTATAGAGGTACAGGCCAGAAACAGACTACGTCCCCACTAATACAGGCACCATTTTCCTCGGGTGCGCCTGAGGAACGGCAACGGTTGCCATGGTGGCGAGGGTTGTGATGAGCCACTCCAGTGTCACACCAGGCGGCACGACCTCTGTGATGCGGTACGTTGGGACCGTGGGATCCCCGGTTGTTTGGACAAGGCTGCGCAGGCTAGGCACCTGCTTTTCGCGTGGATGCATGACCGTGAAATCTTGGTCCAAAGCTGCGAGGTGGGGCGCAAAGAAACAGTGGAGAACTTCGGCTAGGAAGTTGGCATCCCCCGTCATCCAAGCGTTCTCCATCCAGAGCCTGGCCAAGGACAGGTCCTCTTCTTTCAAGCAGAAGAAACTTCCGGTGCGTTCAGCCTGGAAAACGTCGTACCTTTCGGAGACACGTACAAATTCCAACTGACCCTCTGCGGGAGGAA belongs to Verrucomicrobiia bacterium and includes:
- the lysS gene encoding lysine--tRNA ligase, with product MNYRFDDLDPFAARRARLQAWRDLGVDPYPAITPPHEQIATVRAQGNHLEIEGRHEGGSAVAGRIVAMRGQGALVFMDLEDVSGKLQLLFKKDILSEELFERLQLLDTADFLWAAGTLFVSRRGELTLEVHDWKILAKTLSPLPDAWKGLQDVEARQRQRYLDLLVNDGVRDRFLKRSKLIASLRSFMHEKGFIEVETPVLEHIPGGADAEPFITHHNALDTDFYLRISLELHLKRLVAGGFDRVFEIGKVFRNEGMSPQHLQEFTEFEFYWAYADYTEQMALVQEMFQRVVQDVYGTLQIERGEHMLNFDGEWPRISYVEVVQQYAGINILDASDDELIQSLINHGVRTGGGDQQVGDADAFRRLGRGRMIDLLYKKTTRPHLIQPQFLVDFPLEFSPLAKKKASDPRVTERFATLIAGFEVSNSYSELNDPLDQRERFEQQEKLRLAGDPEAQRLDEDFLRAMEHGMPPMTGFGAGIDRLVAILSGSESVRETVLFPTMRPSEKNGEN
- the greA gene encoding transcription elongation factor GreA translates to MKDILLTKEGIEKLKSELDQLIAVDRKEIIKKIKETREYGDLSENAEYDAAREQQSMIEGRIEELEALLKKARVIDEDPSNHDKAVIGARIEVEVDGDKEVYQLVSSAESDPASGHISVESPLGKALLGAKVGQTVEVSIPDGGTIGYKVKKIN